GCTTCTGCCTGATGCAGTTAACCAGTAAATCAGTAACTGATCACTTCAATcactaacaaaaacaaattcatCAATAAATTCAATCTCACAAATCCAGAAACCTCAATGATGATCAAgataacataaaacaaaaagcaAAAATTTTTAGAACAAATCTAAACAAAGCTAAATAAAAgtccttgtttttttttatttcctcaAAGATCAAAGAGTCAAAATCCAAAAAAGGCAACACTCTATCCAATAGAATCAAATTAAACTCTCTGATGAACCATCCCAATTTCCCAAAAaagatcaaactcaaattaaaCTAAAACCAAACTTGAAGTTGATCACTCAAGCACAAACAAAAACCAACTTGAAGTTAACCACTCGAGCACAATAAACAAAAACCCAACTTTAAACCAATCTccaattcaacaaaaaaaatcaaaacttctCCAAATTAATCTTCTTTTTCACTTCAAGTTAACCCAGAAAGCTCAAACATGATCGGAAAACTCCGATTTAACACAAACCCAGAACTAAAAACCGATCAGAATTTCCCAGTAATCGACTTGAAGAACAAAACCCCACCAAGATAATCAATCAAGGACGATTTGGGTCACTGTAAATACGACCAAGTCGGGATTTTTCCACGACTTAAAGTGAAATCCGTCATTTTAACCCGTAAAAAAGATCGAAACTTTACGCCGGTAAAGCGACGGTGGTGACCTTAAAACTTAACAGAGAGGAAAAGACTAAGATGGGTCTCACCCACACCCCTAAACCACTAtgatcattttcttcttctcactCTGGTTTGAACCAACTGAACCAAAGCTTCCTCTGGTTCTTCATTTATATAGTTGAAagctttctttttgtttttttttttggattattGCGTGGAGTAATGGACGGTTGAGATTTGGAGTTTTTGGGTGTTGCGGCGGACCATGGAGGTTACTGTGCTCCTCCAATCATTTGACTTTTGGGGCTCAGGTCCCATCCAAATTTGCTGACGTGGTGGGTGTAAATCCAATACGTGTGTCTGTGGTGCAAGTTATGACAAGTGTGATCTACTCTTATTGTTTGTAgggaaattaaaaaataacatGATGATATATAATGTCTATATAAAAATTAGATTTGAGTTTTCCTCGAAACTTTGGGTGAGTTTCCTAGTCATTGAGTTTAGTCAATTCTAGACATATGATGGTTTTGTGTTATTCATAGGGATAGtagggattttttttttttggaaagaaTAGGGATAATAGGGAATTGGTCATGAGTTTTTCAGGGAGGAATGACGGAGAAGTTTCATAATTGGACTCGGTTTTACACATTTGTTGGGTGAAGTTTACGTGAGCCGTCAAAAATCCTGCtaattattatattattatgTTTATGGATTGAAACTCATAACGAAAAGTTTAATGTACCGGCAAGCAACTCAAAATATTCGATTTTGATATTCTGATATCTAACCACCGATTGGAAGATTTTTCATAAAGAGTGTGTCGGAATTAATAGTGTTTGTCAACCCAATTACAATGACAATAAGGCAATGCTTCACATCCAACTTACCGGCAAAAGTGCAACTCGTCAAAAGTgcgtattattattattattattattattattattattattattattattattattattattattattattattattattattattatcatcATCGACTAAATTTTTAAAAGTTTAACGTATCGGTGAACAACATAAACGTCTCAATTTGGATATTTTTGGTATCCCATAggatattttcaaaaaagtATGCGGGCATAAATCATACTGATAATGAAGCGATGCATCTCTTTTAACCTAGGTAAAAAAGGCTTAAACATGTCTAAGAAAACTCACTAGTTTCACGTCGTTCTATCGGATGAAATATCGCATTGCCATATCAAATCCTTAAGGTCAAGCGAAGTTATCACATAACCATCATGGGAAATGCTCAAGCCATCAATTTAATCATTCCCTACATTGTATTCATCATCTATATATGGTGTTTTTTGTTTCGTTTATCAGCAATTCAATGTATACAAGCATGTACGTAGACGCCTAGACGGCAGCTCTTTACTAGATTGGATCTGATATTACTTATTTTTTgttgtatttcattttctattattatctgaatatataatttcacAAGAGGAATTTAGTGAATGACTCAAGATCCGCAGCCAATTCATAGCTTGCACACTTCCACTTGACCACAGAGTTATTAGTTTGTTTGAACTTTTCTTCCTCCAAGTTGGTTCCTTTCCATGTGCCTTACTCCACCAAATTCCAAAAAGAAAGTTATTAAAGTTTGATTAATTTACTTAATAAATCACATCAAATTGGTGGAAAAACCCAAGGGCATAGGGATATATCATATTATTCATAGGTATTAGTTTCCCAAATCTTAAATTGGGAATATCTAATATAAATGTCCTAATATTCGTTAACTCGTTAAGTGAAGTGAAGTTTTTACGTGTTTGATTGAGATTGGAGTAGATACACTTGTGACTTTTATATTAGGAACATGGATAATAAATTGCTTACATTTGTGACTTCTTCAGATATCTGGATTTTGTAGTTTAATATGGTGTGAAAGTTGGCCAATTTGGAATGGTAACAACAAGCTTTACAGGCAGCTGTGAATTAAGAGGATCTGATTATGACCCCTCCCTCAAAATGATTCACTATAATTTTCAGGATTCTTTAATAAATCTTTCGTCCTTAATATTATaatcatctccattctcttatTATCATTCAAGAAATCACACGTGTAATAATTTGTTTGAGCATCGTCaaaaatttcttttatttctgtTGGTATAAATGAGACTCGAGCTCTTGTCGTGAGTATATCACAGTTATCACTGTTCCAAATGCATGCTTAGTAGAAAGATATCTAATTTCGTAGGCCGAGCTAGTTCTTGGAGATTGCATTATATGTCAATTTTGCATGTTACCTGAGAATGAAAGATTGAAAAGGGATATTGACCATAAAAGGGCAGAACTGAAAGACAGAGATCGATAGTGCCATGCAGTACAAAGGTAGCCATTAATAATTTACGTATATACACGATCGAGTTGCACAATAAGAAGCTATATATCAAAAACAAATATCAAAGGCTTTCACTTTCAGCTTGGGTATATTGTATGTGGGAGGCTGGGAGCTATATAGTATGTGGTTTATAGTCTTGTTATGCATATGTGGTTGTGCTTAAGCCTCTCTTATCTTACCTTGTGTGGCAAATAAGGGCAAGTCGATCAATTACTTGATGGTTGCGATGCAAGTAAGAGTACccaaaaatcgaaatcatGAATGAACACGTCcttgaatttgttcttacccaaTTAAAATTGGTTGGAGAATGATGATATAGATATGGTTGACATATGGGTCACAACCTTAATACCTAATAGAATATAGTGATGAATTGCTAGAAGAAATCCATCTATAGTGCCGTCATACGATCTTATCATGTTGATATAATTTAACCACTCATATAAAGCTTGGATCGATCATACGTACGTACAACAATATCGTGGTATGATTCTTGTGCATAAATTATATTAGCGAATTTGTTTATTAATGGAAACTTTAGCTATCATATGAACCTATTAGTGAAACGTACTTCATATTCATGCAACGTGTGAAAAAATCATGGACTAGACGAGTTAGCTAGGCTATGTGCTTGAGATGGCTCGTGTCGTCTAATTTCCTTAAATAGAGGAAATTTGCCCTTCAAGGAATTAGTGATTTGacacatatataaattaagCTCTCACTCTCTCATTTTCATATAGGTGTGATGGAAGATGCTTGCTAGAAGAGTAGTAAAATGAAATTGAGAATTAGGGTTTAGGATCTACTAATTAGAATAACGCAAATGAAATAATGTGTAATCGCCTTTGGATAATTGGATATAAACTTGAAAGAATAAGAGTGGAAAGTATTACAAGAGCTGCATTATATTCCACCGTTTGATCGACATTAGAGAGTCGTTTAGCTTTAGCATAACTTTCTTGATCATCACGTAAGAGGTACTCGTGATCAATTACTAAACGTAACCCAGTTCGATAAACAAAATGGAAGCACTTGGACTATTTATGGGTTATATATTGGCATATTGCACTGAAGATAAGGGAAACTGCCCCCTAGAAAAAAGACTGTCATAAtcctcaaaacacatagtttGGCTATCTCATACTAGAACATTACTAGACCCCAAATGTTGGGATAAATTAACCTTACTTGGAAAAATTATCGGCTAAAAGTTTTTCATGATAATAATCAATagccttttatttttcttgttgaCCGAATCATACATATGAAAGATTTATGGATTCTAGCTCGGCAATAAGCATCAAATAAAGTGATAATCAACCAATCATAATCCGACTAGACTTTGTATTGGAAATCAATGTTGGCAGACTAGGGGAGCCATGCCGGCCATGACTCCAAACAAAGTAAACACGGACTCAACTTTACCATCCCTTTTGACAAACGCCGAGCAGCATTGTGGCCATGCACCTATAAACGTCGCAAAAAATGGTAAATTTTTTTGTATGCACGACATGTAACTACACGTTGTAATTTTCATGATCCATATATTTTGATCACTATGTATCTATATTTAAGACTTATAGATTCAAACGCCGTAATAAATTATGAAGATCAAATGAAATACCCCAAACTTTAACTTTTGTCCCAACGGATAGTTTGTCCTTTTACGGGAAACACCAACTCTTCCGGGCTAAAGATAACGCCGTTAGTAAAACGTGGgggtaaaattttcaaaaaccaCAAAGGGGCAAAATTCCCTTGTTCTATATTCAACGGCTActtctctccttctctccGATTCTCTTTTCCCAGATCTCTCACTCTCCAACACCATCAAGAAATGAAGGAAAACCCATAATCCCAAGAACAGGTATGTTTCTGGGCTCTCTTTGTTTTATCCAGATTTTGTTGGGTATGCGAGAATTTAATCTGAAACGAGAACAAGAAATCTGGGGGTTTACATTTTCAATTTGAAGCTAAAATAGACTTGGGTGTAGTTTATATGTTGGGTTATGCTTGTTTTCTTGAGTTTCCTGCTACTTGTGTTTGggttctttgttttgttttgttttgtgatctagAGACTTTGGGAGTGTTTGATGTTATGAATTTCCAGTGTTGAATTGGGTCtagttttctgggtttttgttcattttatGAGTGATTTTcaggaaaagaagaaaatgtgaGATCTTGATTTGATTTGGTTCTTGTACTAACCCTAGGTTTAAGATTAGGTTTAATTAGCTTCCTTAGTTCCATATGTCTTCAAGTTGCAATTTTTTTACATTCTCTAGGAGTAAACATTGAGAGTTGTCACAGACTAACTGAAAAGGTAAATGTTTGCTCATTTCTGACTCTCATATTTCACTGAAGTTGCACATTCTATTTATCATTTATGTTGTTATGAGTGGGCATTTGTGTTTGATCAATGGTCAGAAATAAAGAGGGGTGATTTTCCATTAGCAGTATTGTAACATTAGTTGCAGTGTTATCAATTTGATGCTTTAATAGTGTTACTACATTGTCATTGCAATTCAAAATGAGTGGTAATGCTATGGGCTTGTGTCTGGACGGGTTTAGCGAGTAACTTGGACTCTGTGTATGTGCTAATGACAGCGTGTTAAAGCTTTGCATTGCCTGCAGAAttaatattttgtttcttgtttattttttttgttttacagaCAGTATTGTTGAATACAGAAGAACATGGACAGTGTTTCTGTAGAGTTGGAGGAAGTTAAAGCTGAGATCGAGAAGCTCAGGAAGGAATACAAAAGCAAAGCAGAACTATCTGAGGACTTGAAGAAAGCACACAATGAGCAGCTCAGTAAAGTCCAGGAGGCAAATTTGAAGATTGAGAAGCAGGCTCAAGAACTGAATGAGAATGCAGAAAAGATATCCACAGCCCAGCAGATGTGTGAAGATTTCAAAtgcattttgaaagaaaaagagtccATGATACAACACCTCAGAGCTGCGAATGACAAACTCCGAGTTGATTGTGATGAGAAATACAGAAAGTTGGAAGAAACCAACAGAATGTTGGTATTGGCTTTAGATGAGGCAAATGAGAAGAATATGGATGAGGAGCAGACCATTCGTGCCTACAAAGAAGAGATTCAAGGCCTCAAGGGTCGTCTATCTGATTCACAGAAGAAATGTTTGGAAGCAGAGAAGAAAGCTAATTCATCAAAAGCACTAAGGGAAAGGGATGAAATGATTATGAGGGTAGAGGAGGAAAATCGGAAAGTTCAAGATCAGCTAAAGTGGAAGAAGGAGCAATTCAGTCACCTAGAAGAAGCACATGAGAAGCTCCAAGATCAGTTCAAGGAAAGTAAGAAGGAATGGGAGAGGGAGAAGTCTTCTTTGCTTGATGAGATTTGTTCGTTGCAGACAAACTTGGATTCTCAAACCAGAATTTCAGATGATCTTCAAAAGCGACTGCAGATGTGCAACCAAGCCCTGGCCCATGAAGAAAGCCGAAGAAAGCGTCTGGAAGTTCAAGTGTCTGAATTTAAAACACGCTTTACAAGTGATTTTTCGGACAGTGATGATCCAAAATCGCAACTGGAACGCTTGACTGCTGAGAGAGACAAAGAAATTGCATGTCTAAGGCAGTCTCTAAGCACAAAAGCAGCACTTCACAAAGAAATGGAATATCAGACAGGGAAGCTACAGCAAGAAAATGAGGAATTGCGAATGTCCCTCAAAGAACTCCAGGAAGCCCACATCCAGTCTGCACCGGGTTCACCTTCTCTGGCAAAGCTGCGAAGCAAGCTCAAAAGATTGGAGCAGATGCACAGAGATTCTGTTGCAGATCATAGGGCTAAAGAAGCTGAATGGTGCTCTCAACTGGAAAAAGTGACTGAGGACCTGAACAATCGAAAGTCTGAGTTGGAGAGTAAAGATGCCGCAATAATGGGGCTCAGGTCAGAATTGGAACAGATTCGGAGAGACCTCATTTTAGAGTTCAGAGCTAAGGAGTATCAATATAGCTCTCAActtgaaaaaatgaaagaggaATTGAACTTCTGTAAATGTGAGGTAGAGAATAAAGATGCAGCACTAAAAGAACTCAACGTGGAGATAGAGGAGATCCGTGCCTGTACAACAAATGGTGCAGAAGATGCTGAGTGGAGCTCTCAACTTGCTAAGATTGAAGATGAGGTGAAAAGCTATATTTGTGAGCTAGAACGAAAAGATGGAACAATAGCCGAGCTGAAGATGGAAATGGAGCAGATGCACAGGGACTGTACTACATATCGGGGCAAAGAAGCTGAATGGAGCTCTCAACTAGAGAAGATGACTGGTGATCTGAAAAGCCATATTTCGGAACTAGAGAGAAAAGATGCAGTTATAAACAAGCTCAAGATGGAAATGGAGCAGACGCACAGGGACAAAGAAACGGAATGGAGCTCTCAACTAGAGAAGATGACTGGTGATCTGAAAAGCCATATTTCGGAACTAGAGAGAAAAGATGCAGTTATAAACAAGCTCAAGATGGAAATGGAGCAGACGCATAGGGACAAAGAAACGGAATGGAGCTCTCAACTAGAGAAGATGAGAGGTGATCTGGAAAGCAAAATTTATGAACTAGAGAGAAAAGATGCAGTTTTAACTGAACTGAGGATGGAAATGGAGCAGATGAACAGGGACAAAGAAACTGAATGGAGCTCTCAACTAGAGAAGATGAGAGGTGATCTGGAAAGCAAAATTTATGAACTAGAGAGAAAAGATGCAGTTTTAACTGAACTGAGGATGGAAATGGAGCAGATGAACAGGGACAAAGAAACTGAATGGAGCTCTCAACTAGAGAAGATAAGAGGTGATCTGGAAAGCCATATTTCTGAACTAGAGAGAAAAGATGCAGTTATAACTGAGCTGAAGATGGAAATGGAGCAGATGCACAGGGACTTTACAATGTATCAGGCCAAAGAGACTGAATGGATGGCTCAACTAGAGAAGATGACAGGAGATGTGAAAAGCTATGCTTCCGCGCTAGAGAGGAAAGATGCAATAATTAACGAACAAAAGGTGGAAATGGAGCAGATGAATAGAGACTATACAGTTATTGAAGCCAAAGAGACTGAATGGAGCTCTCAACTAGCGAAGATGACAGGTAATGTGAAAAGCCTCAAGTCTGAGCTAGAATGTAAAGATGCAGCAATAAATAAGCTCAAGATGGAGTTGGAAGCTTGTCAATCTCTAACTGTGCAGCTCAAGTTGAAAAACGAGGAGGTTTCTGTCATGTTATTGGTGATGAATCTTGGAATCTCTGAGGCTCAGTTGAAGATTGAGAAAGAACAACTTTTCATGCATGAAGAAGTTGACAGGTACAAGGAAATGCTGGAGGAGTCATCCAAGCATGAATTTTCCTTGAAACAGCAACTTTTGCAGATTAAAAGTGTTTTAGAAAGAGAATGTAGAGAAGTCAGTGATACCTTAGAGAGAGCAAATACTGAATTGGCTGAGCAAATCAGTATAGGATGTGAAATTGAAATGGAACTGCATATATGGAAATCCATCACTGAAACGTTGAGAACTGATCTTGAAGTAAGTCTGGGGATACGTAAAGACTTAGAAGCTTCTCTTCTTGCAGAGGTAGATGTTGGAGAGACCATCAAGCAAGAGAATAAGGGTCTTCATTGTGCTCTAGAGAAGAAAGACAGAACAGTAGAAAACCTACAGCAGCAGATTGTGTTACTGGAGCAGAAGCTCAAGAGAACAGATTCAGATGCAAAGAATGCTGGTTCTGCACAAATAGAGGCAGTAATGTCCTTGGAGAAACTTCGGAATGAGGTCAGCCGGCTAGAGCAAGATTCACTGATGAGAGAGTTCACAGGTGTTTTGCTTGCCCAAATTGGTGCAGAGAGACTTTTTGAGCATGAGAAGGAGAAACTTATCCAACTTGTAGAAGAGAAATACCAGAGAGTGAATGATCTTATGCAGCTTGTGGATTCCCTAGAGCATAATTTTAATAGCTCAGTGGCTTCTTTCTCTTCACAGCTAGGTGAAAAACAAGCAGAAATTAATCTCATTCATGTGGCTTGGGAGGACATCAATGCTGCTCAGATTGTGGCTGCAGttgaaaatgaagtaaagaaGTCAATGCTTGTGGAACTTGAGGATGAAATCTGTCGTTTACAGACAGAGCTGGAATCACAGCAGAAATCCTTGTATGGCTCACAACAGCGAGTAATGGAGATTGAAGCTAAACTGAAAACAAAGGAGCTGGAAGAGCAGAAACTGAGTGATCAAATGAAGACAAAACTGAGTGCTTCAGATGCCTTAATTGAAGAACTCAAGAGTGAAAGAAGAAATGTACTTGAAGATGTCACTAAGTTGTCATCAGAAAGTATTAGTAAATTCTCCAGTACAGACAAACAACTGAGGTGTATGTTGGAAGAGATAGTGCTCTCTTTTGAAAACCAAGGTCAGGATATGGATCTGGAATGGACTGATGAACTTGCTGACCCAGAAAAAGAGAATGTTTCTACGCCTGTCACAGGGAAGAAAGGTGAATTAATTTCTGACGGAAGATCTCCATTTAGAGACCTCAACACTTAGCTGCAGTGTGGAAATGAGTGTGGATTCTCCCCATCTTTAACCTTAATGTTTATTAGTTCATGTGTATGTAAGTATTGTGCCTTTGACAAACAATTTAACCACGAATTTGATTTTGTAAGTCCCAAAATCAGGAAATTCTGTATTTGCGGTTCTAATGGAGGTGACTTATTCCTGAAACGCACATGTAACTCTTTTCTACATTCATTGTTTTGTAGTTCTGATGAATCTATCTATTTTCTGTTGGCTATATAAACTAGTCTACAGTTTGCATCGGATTCGTGACAACCAAAATGTAACGGTCAAGCTAAAACCAAAGTGAAAATGATACTTTAATTTCTTGAGCAGATGCAGCTTTCCTGTAAGAACAGACTTCCCTTGTACACATATTTGAGACTAATAGCATTAACTAACCAGAGAACGCTGTGTGTACCATGGTGATGAGAGAATATGATGTGCATGAATCTTGGACTATGCTATTTAGATTCAAGATTGCTAAATATACCCGGTATAGGTTCTGGTACACTATGGTTATGGAGGAAGGATTGCGATTCTCTGTGCATTCAACTGTTATTCTATCCTCATTTCAACTGCGCTGTTATATTTTGTTCATGTTGTGGTAGCTCCTGCAACAACAGGTTTTGAGTTCTCAATTTTCGAATGGCTTTGCAATTTATACATCAGCGGTTGGCCGGTTGCTAAGCAGGCCATCTTCTTTTACCCTTCAGTTCTCGTCTGCATGTGCGCTTCTTATTCACTGATATGTTGAACAATTAAGCTATACCACCTTGTGTGCTCTTGGAAAACTTCCATAAATACTCGATCTTGACCTCAAGGAGTCGGTTTCTGAGGGACTTGCTCAATGCCTTACTTGTTGTAAGAAGGTTGATTAGTAGTTGGAAGAATTGGAAACATGATCTTGTTCTATATGAACTCAATGACAGATGTTAGAACATTACTCATCATAGAACATTAGGTTTTAATCAGTGAGTGATTTTAAGCAATGATATGGATTGCGGCATTCAAATTTTGCAGGTGGTATCTGAGCAATAAGGATGCCACCACCTCAATGATGTTCTGAGAAACACATCAACCAAGCAGGCCCTTACCTCTGATGAATTCAGCAGAGGTTCAGCAATTTTACCATTTACCAAGACTCCATAGGAGGGACAGGCAAAGAGAGATACGCCTCTTGTCTTGTGGTTTAGTGCTGATTGTTACCATATTGGCCAACCGGTGCTCATGTGCTGAAGTGATAACTCAAATACGAGACGGAGGCTAGCTCGAATCATCCTATATCTCCATGAACTAGGAATCTGCACCTCGGATTATCAGCTACAATTAAAATGGCTGAACTGGATCTCAGGGAACAATATTGCAGGAAATGCTTTGAAGACTCTAAGTCGCTCAAGAATCCCATAACACAAATTGCAGTAGTACTGTGTTGTTTTCCACTTTTATACTGTCCTGAACGCCAGGATAGGAAGATGAAATGTGATTACTCACCAATATTCAACAATTTTGCACTGGACAACCTAAACTGTCTTGGAATCAATGAGATGGACAATCTGCAGCATAATTTTCCGGTACATAACACAGTGCACACAGACGAAAACTTACAAAGAGTGTTCAAGATTCGATACAATATAGCCAATGATTACCAGAATGTATAGGAAATATGTAAATGACATGCTTACACAACCTCAGTAAATCTCATGGTATGAATTGATGTGAACTCTACTTTCAAagctatgaaatgaaagcatGAAACGCATTACAGTTCTGCATTGGAGAGAAAACTATCGCTAAACCCTCCTGCTAGACGAAGCTGACTTCCTCGAAAACTCTGACAATCCCTGTCTCAAAGCTCCAAGGTTCACCCCATTACCAACCAAAATGCTCGTCACCCCCATTTTCGAAACCTGTAAATACCATCCATGCCAACACCATATCTCACCATAGTCAAATTCCTCCAATTGCACCACCAATCAACATTATAAAAGAAACAACAAACACAACTTCAACCTATTTATTCAATCACATTCCAATCATTCCATGAAAACTACCCTACTCTACAAAAAACCAAGTCAAGTAAAATGGGAAAGTCAAATATTACCGCATGAATATTCCTATCCTCGTCATCAAAGAAGAGCATTGAAGTAAAGGGCACCCCAGTTGTCGCATGAATCCTCTGAAAATGCTCTGTTTTATGAGTCCAGCTCGAGAAAATCTCCTACATGTcaaaaaaccaaaccaaaccaaacaagACTTCACAAACCAAACTAATcttaacaaaaccaaaaaaagacCATAAAACTTTGTTGGGTTTTCACACCTGGGTCAGAAAGAAGGAGCTGATGCCCAGAGTCTGAAGGAACGATCTGGCGACGTCGGAAGTGGGGGACCTTGAAGCGACAGCCATTGATATTCCGGTTTGTTTGAGGGCGTGTAAAATGGGCAAGGCTTGTGGGTAGAGGTACGGCATGTCGTCTTCTTCATATTCGCAGTAGAAAGGCCAGAGAGTGTAGTCGAGGTCGAAGACGACGAGGGCTGGTAAGTTGTGTTGGTGTTGGGCGATTATCTGGAGACCTTGGCTCTTCACCTTGTCGTCCTCGTCTCCCATTTTCTCGGGTTTTCTGACTTTCCTTTGCTCTCTAATTGGTTTTGTTCTAATGTTATAACAGGTGACAAACTAGATTGCTCCACTTTAACCAATAGTGGTAAGAGTTACATTTAAAATTCTCATACTTAGGTTTAAATCCGTCAATAATAATTCGTGTCAAATCCTGATTTATCATTGGTGATAAGGGGACGAAACGTTCTGACATGATCCCTGACACTAACACTAATTAGTGTGGGGATCTAGAAAATTGTGGCCTAAGGAATGAATTGTCCAAACATAGTCCACATCTAAGTTGCACGGAATCGGatacgggtacgtggaagcgaaacgtttggaaacgcggaagcgtgtttttcaaaaaatttaggaagcgggtacgttttggaaacgtcaaaataaaaaaaaattataaatatatataaattatacaaaaaataaatatatatctcTGAATTTAGAAAGTTACGAGAAAATCGTGTgatattaaaaaagaaaagaaaaaacttaTTGTACTTAGTGGGGTAGTGAAAATATGGCTAAAATTGTATGTTGGGTGAGTGATTTAGATACTTAAAAGatatttaatgatcaattATTTGTCTGTGTTCTCGACAACAACAAATAAGGAAGTAGAGTTTGTTACGCATAACAAAAATTTAGATCATTCTAGTTGGACCTCTAAATTTACTCTTTGAACCTCCATTACTTACCAAACATCAATTCGGTTTATTAACACATAAGATCTCTAATTCACTTTCTattaaacataaaacaaacaacaaattaGGTCACTACGCACAAAAAAATGTATGTGACTTGCTCGCG
This genomic interval from Argentina anserina chromosome 1, drPotAnse1.1, whole genome shotgun sequence contains the following:
- the LOC126790155 gene encoding uncharacterized protein At4g38062 gives rise to the protein MDSVSVELEEVKAEIEKLRKEYKSKAELSEDLKKAHNEQLSKVQEANLKIEKQAQELNENAEKISTAQQMCEDFKCILKEKESMIQHLRAANDKLRVDCDEKYRKLEETNRMLVLALDEANEKNMDEEQTIRAYKEEIQGLKGRLSDSQKKCLEAEKKANSSKALRERDEMIMRVEEENRKVQDQLKWKKEQFSHLEEAHEKLQDQFKESKKEWEREKSSLLDEICSLQTNLDSQTRISDDLQKRLQMCNQALAHEESRRKRLEVQVSEFKTRFTSDFSDSDDPKSQLERLTAERDKEIACLRQSLSTKAALHKEMEYQTGKLQQENEELRMSLKELQEAHIQSAPGSPSLAKLRSKLKRLEQMHRDSVADHRAKEAEWCSQLEKVTEDLNNRKSELESKDAAIMGLRSELEQIRRDLILEFRAKEYQYSSQLEKMKEELNFCKCEVENKDAALKELNVEIEEIRACTTNGAEDAEWSSQLAKIEDEVKSYICELERKDGTIAELKMEMEQMHRDCTTYRGKEAEWSSQLEKMTGDLKSHISELERKDAVINKLKMEMEQTHRDKETEWSSQLEKMTGDLKSHISELERKDAVINKLKMEMEQTHRDKETEWSSQLEKMRGDLESKIYELERKDAVLTELRMEMEQMNRDKETEWSSQLEKMRGDLESHISELERKDAVITELKMEMEQMHRDFTMYQAKETEWMAQLEKMTGDVKSYASALERKDAIINEQKVEMEQMNRDYTVIEAKETEWSSQLAKMTGNVKSLKSELECKDAAINKLKMELEACQSLTVQLKLKNEEVSVMLLVMNLGISEAQLKIEKEQLFMHEEVDRYKEMLEESSKHEFSLKQQLLQIKSVLERECREVSDTLERANTELAEQISIGCEIEMELHIWKSITETLRTDLEVSLGIRKDLEASLLAEVDVGETIKQENKGLHCALEKKDRTVENLQQQIVLLEQKLKRTDSDAKNAGSAQIEAVMSLEKLRNEVSRLEQDSLMREFTGVLLAQIGAERLFEHEKEKLIQLVEEKYQRVNDLMQLVDSLEHNFNSSVASFSSQLGEKQAEINLIHVAWEDINAAQIVAAVENEVKKSMLVELEDEICRLQTELESQQKSLYGSQQRVMEIEAKLKTKELEEQKLSDQMKTKLSASDALIEELKSERRNVLEDVTKLSSESISKFSSTDKQLRCMLEEIVLSFENQGQDMDLEWTDELADPEKENVSTPVTGKKGELISDGRSPFRDLNT
- the LOC126794257 gene encoding uncharacterized protein LOC126794257, translated to MGDEDDKVKSQGLQIIAQHQHNLPALVVFDLDYTLWPFYCEYEEDDMPYLYPQALPILHALKQTGISMAVASRSPTSDVARSFLQTLGISSFFLTQEIFSSWTHKTEHFQRIHATTGVPFTSMLFFDDEDRNIHAVSKMGVTSILVGNGVNLGALRQGLSEFSRKSASSSRRV